Proteins found in one uncultured Desulfuromonas sp. genomic segment:
- the waaF gene encoding lipopolysaccharide heptosyltransferase II encodes MSKACLSSQQPQRLVVRGTNWIGDAVMTTPALSALRARYPDAEIVMLANPLVAELFRVHPAIDRVMVYDRNGRHKGVGGFLAMAKELRREKFDLAVLLQNAIEAALLAFVARIPCRAGYTTDGRRLLLNAPVTVRAADKLLHHTDYYLHLLCRLGIEGGDGRLCLAIDPEEQAWAQSILGDERVIAVNPGAAYGSAKRWIPERFAEVADQLAARYQSRILLTGGPGEAEIGRDIAAAMNHDVINMVGQTTVRQMMALLANSRLLVTNDSGPMHVASAFDIPIVAVFGSTDHTTTCPASERVRIVRKETDCAPCLLRQCPTDHRCMTAIEASDVIEAACELLEKQ; translated from the coding sequence GCCTGTTTGAGTTCACAGCAGCCACAGCGTCTTGTTGTGCGCGGTACAAACTGGATTGGCGATGCGGTGATGACCACCCCGGCACTGTCGGCGTTACGGGCCCGTTATCCCGATGCTGAAATCGTTATGTTGGCCAATCCGTTGGTGGCGGAGCTGTTTCGTGTTCATCCGGCGATTGACCGGGTGATGGTCTATGATCGTAACGGACGGCACAAGGGCGTGGGCGGTTTTCTGGCCATGGCCAAAGAGCTGCGCCGCGAAAAATTTGACCTTGCTGTGTTGCTACAGAATGCCATTGAAGCGGCATTACTGGCGTTTGTTGCGCGCATTCCCTGTCGGGCCGGTTACACGACCGATGGCCGTCGTCTATTGCTCAATGCACCGGTGACTGTGAGGGCTGCGGATAAACTGCTGCACCATACCGACTACTATCTGCACTTGCTCTGTCGACTGGGCATTGAAGGTGGTGATGGACGTTTATGTCTGGCGATTGATCCAGAAGAGCAAGCTTGGGCGCAATCGATTCTTGGTGATGAACGAGTGATTGCCGTCAACCCCGGTGCGGCTTACGGTTCGGCTAAGCGGTGGATTCCGGAGCGCTTTGCCGAGGTCGCGGATCAGTTGGCCGCACGCTATCAGAGCCGTATTCTGCTGACCGGTGGTCCGGGAGAGGCGGAGATTGGTCGGGATATCGCTGCGGCGATGAATCACGATGTGATTAATATGGTGGGGCAGACCACGGTGCGTCAAATGATGGCTTTGTTGGCCAACAGCCGTTTGCTGGTGACCAATGATTCCGGCCCCATGCACGTTGCCTCCGCCTTTGATATTCCGATTGTTGCCGTGTTCGGTTCTACGGATCACACGACAACCTGTCCGGCTTCCGAGCGGGTGCGTATTGTGCGCAAGGAAACAGATTGTGCACCCTGCCTGTTGCGCCAGTGCCCCACAGATCATCGGTGTATGACCGCAATTGAAGCTTCGGATGTCATCGAAGCCGCCTGTGAGTTACTGGAAAAACAATAA
- the waaC gene encoding lipopolysaccharide heptosyltransferase I: MKILIVKMSALGDVIHALPVLRYIHQLYPDAEIDWVVEDPFAPVLAGHPDLHEILTVRTKYWRTLPTMTMLGKALKFIRRLRRDHYDVVLDVQGNSKSGLFTLMSRGGKKYGFDRHQVREWPNLLATNKRVSLGEGDHHIAQRALAVARAAFPGGNDVPQAGPLHVDEAAVQRVVEQLAGHKINHPLVVFHYGTTWDTKLWNVDCWQQLAGRLIDEFGIAPVLTWGNEQERSAAEAIHEATSGRAVIWPRGTLPELVALLDQADLVVGGDTGPIHIAAAVGTSTVSLFRVTDAERNGPAGVEHRRLQSPLPCAMCLRKHCDEDDQCSRSISVDEVISAIGALLAMQKSSQAEERESYAGNH; encoded by the coding sequence ATGAAAATTCTTATCGTGAAGATGAGCGCCCTGGGCGATGTCATCCATGCGCTTCCGGTGCTGCGCTATATTCATCAACTTTATCCTGATGCTGAAATTGACTGGGTGGTCGAAGACCCGTTTGCTCCGGTTCTGGCCGGTCATCCGGATCTTCACGAAATTCTCACAGTGCGCACCAAGTATTGGCGCACCTTGCCGACCATGACCATGCTCGGCAAGGCGTTGAAATTTATCCGCCGATTGCGCCGCGATCATTATGACGTGGTGCTGGACGTGCAGGGCAACAGCAAGAGTGGCTTATTTACCCTGATGAGCCGGGGCGGGAAAAAATACGGTTTTGATCGTCACCAGGTGCGTGAATGGCCTAATCTTCTGGCAACCAACAAGCGGGTTTCCCTGGGAGAAGGCGATCACCATATCGCCCAACGCGCTTTGGCTGTCGCGCGTGCGGCCTTTCCTGGAGGGAATGATGTGCCGCAGGCGGGGCCGCTGCATGTCGACGAGGCTGCTGTTCAACGCGTCGTTGAACAGTTGGCTGGGCATAAGATAAATCATCCGCTGGTGGTTTTTCATTATGGAACCACCTGGGACACCAAACTGTGGAACGTGGACTGCTGGCAGCAATTGGCTGGTCGTCTCATTGATGAGTTCGGCATTGCGCCAGTCCTCACCTGGGGCAATGAGCAGGAACGTAGCGCTGCCGAGGCTATCCATGAAGCGACATCCGGTCGGGCTGTGATCTGGCCGCGCGGCACGTTACCGGAATTGGTGGCCTTGCTTGATCAGGCCGATCTCGTGGTTGGCGGGGATACCGGCCCCATTCATATTGCAGCCGCTGTCGGCACCTCAACAGTTTCACTGTTTCGGGTCACCGATGCCGAGCGTAATGGTCCGGCTGGAGTCGAGCATCGTCGCTTGCAGAGCCCTTTGCCCTGTGCTATGTGTCTACGCAAACACTGCGATGAAGATGACCAGTGCTCGCGTTCCATTTCCGTTGATGAGGTGATCTCTGCCATTGGTGCGTTATTGGCCATGCAGAAATCTTCCCAGGCTGAAGAAAGAGAGAGCTATGCAGGAAACCATTGA
- the gmhA gene encoding D-sedoheptulose 7-phosphate isomerase, producing the protein MQETIDEQLRRHIDVFKQVVLPMSPQIEAVAQVLCTALKQGHKVLVMGNGGSAADSQHLAAELVGRFLKNRAALPAIALTTDTSILTAVANDFGYDTVFSRQVEALAQPGDVVIGISTSGNSPNVLAGLQVARDKACVTVALTGRNGGKMVDGVDLPLNIAVDDTPRIQEAHLTLIHILCDLVERELFVD; encoded by the coding sequence ATGCAGGAAACCATTGACGAACAGTTGCGTCGTCATATTGACGTCTTTAAACAGGTTGTACTGCCCATGTCCCCGCAGATTGAGGCCGTGGCACAAGTCCTGTGCACGGCTCTGAAACAGGGTCACAAAGTGCTGGTGATGGGCAATGGCGGCTCAGCCGCTGATTCGCAGCATCTGGCGGCGGAACTGGTTGGTCGTTTCCTGAAAAACCGCGCGGCCCTGCCTGCCATTGCCCTGACCACAGACACCTCGATTCTGACGGCCGTAGCCAATGACTTTGGCTACGACACGGTGTTCAGCCGCCAGGTGGAAGCGCTCGCCCAGCCCGGTGATGTGGTGATCGGCATCTCCACCAGTGGAAATTCACCCAATGTTCTGGCAGGCTTGCAGGTTGCCCGTGATAAAGCGTGTGTGACCGTCGCCTTGACCGGGCGCAATGGCGGAAAAATGGTCGACGGTGTTGACCTGCCTCTCAACATTGCTGTTGATGACACCCCCCGTATCCAGGAAGCCCATTTGACTTTGATCCATATTTTGTGTGATCTGGTGGAACGAGAGCTTTTTGTCGACTGA
- a CDS encoding lipopolysaccharide kinase InaA family protein, with protein sequence MSTDSMEKITPQEFQRLIRSCQVLEKDGHGEKVLQRHDGIIIKIFRRKRLLSSALLFPYAQRFSRNALKLCALDIPTVRVIKCGHCPDPARDLVWYQPVEGVTLRDYARQNSLEPMMASFGAFIAELHEGGVLFRSLHWGNVIVQVDGSFGLIDIADLRCGRRALSVKQRQRNFHHLLRYDEDRDQFFELMDQFCQGYAEHSGLSSEACRHWLVAAAESCRDKGRS encoded by the coding sequence TTGTCGACTGATTCCATGGAAAAAATTACCCCCCAAGAGTTCCAACGTCTTATCCGATCCTGTCAGGTTTTGGAAAAAGACGGCCATGGCGAAAAAGTTCTGCAACGCCATGATGGAATTATCATCAAGATTTTCCGTCGCAAGCGTCTTCTCTCTAGTGCGCTGTTGTTTCCATATGCGCAACGTTTTTCCCGCAATGCGTTGAAATTATGCGCTTTGGATATCCCGACGGTTCGCGTGATTAAATGTGGCCACTGTCCTGATCCGGCACGTGATCTGGTGTGGTATCAGCCTGTTGAAGGCGTGACGTTACGCGACTATGCCCGTCAGAATTCTCTGGAACCTATGATGGCATCCTTCGGTGCTTTTATCGCCGAGTTGCATGAGGGTGGTGTGCTGTTTCGTTCTTTACACTGGGGCAATGTGATTGTTCAAGTGGATGGTTCTTTCGGGTTGATCGATATTGCCGATTTGCGTTGTGGTCGACGGGCGTTGAGTGTCAAGCAGCGTCAGAGAAACTTTCACCATCTTTTGCGCTATGACGAAGATCGCGACCAGTTCTTTGAACTGATGGATCAGTTTTGCCAGGGCTACGCTGAACACAGTGGGCTCAGCAGCGAAGCCTGTCGTCATTGGCTCGTGGCTGCGGCAGAGTCCTGTCGTGATAAAGGGCGGTCCTGA
- a CDS encoding glycosyltransferase family 4 protein — MRLAFVLFKYFPYGGLQRDCMKIAVECRERGHAISLYCLEWSGSKPEGMDVHVVPVRSWRNYHRYDQFVSRVHQAVQQQGYDGVIGFNRMPGLDVYFGADPCFAVKCQQRSSWYRFLPRSRSFLKAEQAVYGKESSTHILLLSDLEIDAIQHLYGTPDARFHLLPPGVARDRLASADYQQRRQEFRQQLGLKDGEKLLLMVGSGFRVKGADRALEALKQLPDALRNKTQLMILGRDNQAPFERMARQLGLEDRVHFMGGRDDAPSFLFAADLLIHPAYRESAGMVLLEAVAARLPVLVTDTCGYSFHIQRSGAGIVHESPFDLQRFTRELVQMLSGDPRPWQQAAEKYVAQTDIFGLAETAADVIEEVVA, encoded by the coding sequence ATGCGTCTGGCGTTTGTTTTGTTTAAATATTTCCCTTATGGTGGTTTGCAGCGCGATTGCATGAAGATTGCGGTTGAATGCCGGGAACGTGGTCATGCCATCTCCCTGTATTGCCTTGAATGGAGCGGTTCGAAACCTGAAGGGATGGACGTTCATGTTGTTCCTGTTCGTTCTTGGCGCAACTATCATCGTTATGATCAGTTTGTCAGTCGGGTTCATCAGGCTGTTCAGCAACAGGGCTATGACGGCGTTATCGGTTTCAATCGAATGCCCGGGCTGGATGTTTATTTCGGTGCGGACCCGTGTTTTGCCGTCAAATGTCAACAACGTTCCAGCTGGTATCGTTTTCTGCCGCGTTCAAGAAGTTTCCTTAAGGCAGAGCAGGCGGTGTATGGCAAAGAGTCGTCGACACATATTCTGCTGTTGTCCGATCTTGAAATCGACGCCATTCAACATCTTTATGGTACCCCTGATGCACGTTTTCATCTTTTGCCACCCGGAGTGGCTCGGGATCGTCTAGCCAGCGCAGATTATCAACAACGCCGTCAGGAGTTCCGTCAACAACTGGGATTGAAAGACGGGGAAAAACTTCTGCTGATGGTGGGATCCGGTTTTCGGGTCAAGGGCGCTGACCGTGCTCTCGAAGCCTTGAAACAATTGCCTGACGCGTTGCGAAATAAAACACAGCTGATGATTCTTGGACGGGACAATCAGGCACCGTTTGAACGGATGGCACGCCAACTCGGACTGGAGGATCGTGTGCATTTTATGGGGGGGCGCGATGATGCTCCAAGCTTTTTGTTTGCTGCCGATCTCCTTATTCATCCTGCGTATCGTGAATCGGCAGGTATGGTTCTCCTCGAAGCCGTGGCTGCCCGTTTGCCGGTACTGGTGACGGATACCTGCGGCTACAGCTTTCATATTCAACGTTCGGGTGCCGGTATTGTCCATGAATCGCCCTTTGATTTGCAACGCTTCACCAGAGAACTGGTGCAGATGCTCAGTGGCGATCCCCGTCCCTGGCAGCAGGCCGCTGAGAAGTATGTGGCGCAGACCGATATTTTCGGCCTGGCGGAAACAGCCGCTGATGTTATTGAAGAGGTTGTCGCATGA
- the rfaP gene encoding lipopolysaccharide core heptose(I) kinase RfaP codes for MIVLPSSWQQQWHGRDYFEVVQGLEGEEYRNMDGRRTFRFEKDGRGYFAKVYTGLGWKRILKSLLTFRRPPVLSAANEWRAIRRLEELGVDTMRLVGYGEQGANPARRQSFIITEELTPTESLEDFCGNWINDSPPVSLKCALIEKLAQISKKLHDHGVNHRDYYLCHFLVDLSVGRDQLRADNLTLYLIDLHRVQFRRQLPQRWRLKDLAALYFSSMEIGLTQRDLYRFIAIYTGKPLRQALQEHAVLWQKIERRGAQLMERYNRKYRPNG; via the coding sequence ATGATTGTTTTACCGAGTTCCTGGCAACAACAGTGGCATGGTCGCGATTATTTTGAGGTGGTGCAGGGGCTGGAAGGTGAAGAGTACCGCAATATGGACGGCCGACGGACGTTCCGCTTTGAAAAAGATGGCCGAGGTTATTTCGCCAAAGTTTATACCGGTTTAGGGTGGAAACGGATTCTTAAAAGTCTACTGACCTTCAGACGACCACCGGTACTCAGTGCCGCCAATGAATGGCGGGCCATTCGGCGTTTGGAGGAGCTGGGTGTCGATACTATGAGGCTGGTCGGTTATGGTGAGCAGGGAGCTAACCCGGCACGACGGCAATCGTTTATCATTACCGAAGAGCTAACTCCTACCGAAAGTTTGGAAGATTTCTGCGGCAATTGGATCAATGATTCACCACCAGTTTCTTTAAAATGTGCCCTGATCGAAAAACTGGCTCAAATCTCGAAAAAGCTTCACGATCACGGGGTCAATCACCGTGATTATTACCTGTGTCATTTTCTAGTCGACCTCTCAGTTGGTCGCGATCAGTTGCGAGCGGATAATCTGACCCTTTATCTGATTGACCTGCATCGAGTTCAGTTTCGTCGTCAGTTGCCGCAACGCTGGCGGTTGAAAGATCTGGCGGCCCTGTATTTCTCCAGTATGGAGATTGGCCTGACACAACGGGATCTCTATCGCTTTATTGCCATCTATACCGGCAAACCCCTTCGGCAGGCTTTACAGGAACACGCGGTCTTATGGCAAAAGATCGAACGGCGCGGCGCTCAACTAATGGAGCGTTATAACCGAAAGTATCGTCCCAATGGTTAA
- a CDS encoding glycosyltransferase family 39 protein has product MVNFLLRHRALLLIMALSLGLKLLFLWQGEVVNPDSATYIAAAQKHAQGLYAEGLRFYRMPFYPLMLAGVHAMIPNWIYAGQVLTVVPLVLCLWPLYLLTCRLFDHRTAVGAGLLFAVLPSFNVSATAIERDPLFLLFSLTALLYLVLIVQEGRLCWWVSFFLVGVLAILTRVEGVVLPIVAVFGVLFLRHESDERCSVSRSNLNMLVLASGCVLLLIAGIKLFGDEQFSRLNEVFYWGQELLSRDFFSAYLGLMEALKVFQETLPAADLHNNLIETTRHYAPLIYFVGMLEMMLKIVFPTSLIALWMQQRWSPLTSWSRERWILLAVVVMIVGVNLLFCIKHNFTTERYLWLACACLLPWVGMGMTACWQRCQRRSFALLLCGLLFVGAPLVKTLSVVIQKQDRTVALAGKWLKDYDPDESLTIIYNDRRLPLYAGRAQDVVDVRDLSWLHDNVGNDPRITFLAIYVSNNKNENYTVPGFDVIKRFSGAKKTALFMQRSTGARN; this is encoded by the coding sequence ATGGTTAACTTTCTTTTACGACATCGTGCGCTGCTGCTTATCATGGCCTTGTCTCTCGGTTTGAAACTGTTGTTCCTTTGGCAGGGCGAGGTGGTGAATCCCGATTCAGCGACCTACATTGCTGCTGCGCAAAAGCATGCTCAGGGCCTCTATGCCGAAGGGCTGCGTTTTTATCGGATGCCGTTTTATCCACTTATGCTTGCCGGTGTTCATGCCATGATTCCTAACTGGATTTACGCCGGTCAAGTGCTTACCGTTGTTCCGCTGGTACTTTGCTTGTGGCCGCTGTACCTTCTGACTTGCCGTCTTTTTGACCACCGGACCGCTGTTGGCGCGGGACTTCTTTTTGCTGTCCTTCCTTCGTTTAATGTGTCGGCAACAGCAATTGAACGCGATCCTCTTTTTTTGTTGTTTAGTCTGACGGCGTTGCTTTATCTGGTACTGATTGTTCAGGAAGGAAGGCTGTGCTGGTGGGTGAGTTTTTTTCTGGTTGGTGTTTTGGCAATTTTGACGCGGGTCGAAGGGGTTGTCCTCCCTATTGTTGCCGTTTTCGGCGTGTTGTTTCTCCGCCATGAATCTGATGAACGTTGCAGTGTTTCGCGGAGCAACCTGAATATGCTCGTTCTGGCTTCCGGCTGTGTTCTGCTGTTGATCGCTGGGATAAAGTTGTTCGGAGATGAACAGTTTTCGAGGCTTAACGAGGTTTTTTATTGGGGGCAAGAGCTCCTTTCTCGCGACTTCTTCTCGGCCTACCTGGGATTGATGGAGGCTCTCAAGGTATTTCAGGAAACATTACCTGCTGCAGATCTGCACAACAATTTGATCGAAACCACACGGCATTACGCGCCATTGATTTATTTTGTCGGTATGCTCGAGATGATGCTGAAAATAGTCTTTCCTACCTCACTGATTGCCTTGTGGATGCAACAACGGTGGTCGCCACTGACATCGTGGTCCAGAGAGCGCTGGATACTTCTCGCCGTCGTTGTCATGATCGTTGGCGTGAATCTACTTTTTTGTATAAAGCATAATTTTACGACAGAGCGTTATCTATGGCTGGCCTGTGCCTGTCTACTGCCATGGGTAGGAATGGGCATGACGGCGTGTTGGCAGCGCTGTCAGAGACGCAGTTTTGCGCTGCTATTATGTGGTTTATTGTTTGTTGGCGCGCCACTTGTAAAAACGCTTAGTGTTGTCATCCAGAAACAGGACCGAACAGTAGCCCTGGCTGGCAAGTGGCTGAAGGATTACGATCCGGATGAAAGCCTGACCATCATATATAATGATCGTCGTCTTCCCCTGTATGCCGGTCGGGCACAGGACGTGGTTGACGTTCGCGATTTAAGCTGGTTGCATGACAATGTTGGCAATGATCCTCGGATCACCTTTCTTGCAATCTATGTCTCCAATAACAAAAACGAAAATTATACCGTTCCCGGCTTTGATGTGATAAAGCGTTTTTCTGGCGCCAAAAAGACAGCACTTTTTATGCAGCGGTCTACTGGCGCACGCAACTGA
- a CDS encoding polysaccharide pyruvyl transferase family protein — protein MQKPLKVYWSSGLKHGKKNFGDWLSPVLCEAISGRKVEYAKPNQCDLVAVGSILHRLKNHFWSHRVHVWGSGLIQEQAAFSSPHNFDAVRGKHTAALIKNQPINALGDPGLLSDMLLVEKNHPKRYRVGIVPHYVDQKHPAVIEFLKQSGVSFIDIFSETMDFLEQVARCEFILSSSLHGLIIADALNIPNAWIKLSERVRGNDFKFADYYSVFGLETMQPCPFDEQTSVDDLANLRDQYQRPGIDSIKKQLYEAFPFHV, from the coding sequence ATGCAAAAGCCGCTTAAAGTCTATTGGTCGTCCGGATTAAAACACGGCAAAAAAAACTTTGGAGATTGGCTGTCTCCAGTTTTGTGTGAAGCAATCTCTGGACGTAAGGTGGAGTATGCAAAACCCAATCAGTGCGATCTTGTTGCCGTCGGCAGCATTCTTCACCGGTTAAAAAACCACTTTTGGAGCCATCGGGTTCACGTCTGGGGAAGCGGTCTGATTCAGGAGCAGGCAGCATTTAGCAGTCCGCACAACTTTGATGCAGTACGGGGCAAACATACAGCGGCCCTGATCAAGAATCAACCGATCAATGCTCTGGGGGATCCGGGTCTGCTTAGTGACATGCTGCTGGTCGAAAAAAACCACCCAAAACGGTACCGTGTCGGCATTGTCCCCCACTATGTCGACCAGAAGCATCCGGCAGTCATCGAATTCCTCAAGCAGTCGGGGGTCTCGTTTATTGATATTTTTTCGGAAACGATGGACTTTCTCGAACAGGTAGCCCGTTGTGAATTCATTCTCTCCTCCAGCCTACACGGGCTAATTATTGCCGATGCCTTGAATATCCCGAATGCCTGGATCAAGCTCTCTGAACGGGTGCGGGGGAATGATTTCAAATTCGCAGATTATTATTCGGTATTTGGTTTGGAGACGATGCAACCCTGTCCGTTCGATGAACAAACCTCTGTCGATGATCTGGCCAACCTGCGTGATCAGTATCAGCGGCCAGGAATCGACTCCATAAAAAAACAACTTTATGAGGCGTTTCCCTTTCACGTCTGA
- a CDS encoding carbamoyltransferase gives MPKVILGLSGALTHDPSAALYIDDKLIAAAEEERFIRDKHAKNRMPLEATKFCLDFAGIKPEDVDIVAFPFSEIGLDRPDRWHYAKRYWYAPDRALTALINGNRRYHRNIANVKNMLQQIGIRWEDIEFVPVEHHLAHASSAYHLSGFKGKTAILGIDGKGEYATTFFGYGENGKIHKIKEFYDPDSLGGLYGAMTEYLGFEMLDGEFKVMGMAPYGDPKKYDFSRLAKFENGELTVNTELVNTVGWRRYKEDGKGYYFSPKLIDWLGPKRQGDNADEPYIDYAACIQGLFEKLSLEMIDYYLKDILQETGQLCFAGGSALNVKLNQYIMDLPYVKELFVQPAASDAGTAIGAASYAAHLHGIQVEKLKHVYLGPQYTNEECIAACEAHPQKPQWEKIDNIPETVAEILTQGQPVAWFQGRMEFGPRALGCRSILGCPSVPGVADRINEQIKYRERWRPFCPSVLDTVAEDLLQTDHPAPYMTFTFKVNPAWNERIPEVIHEDGTSRAQVVTEETNPRYYALLKELEKRTGNGVALNTSLNRRGEPMVCAPSDALNMFYGSDLPYLVMEDILVRKTEK, from the coding sequence ATGCCCAAAGTAATTCTTGGACTGTCTGGAGCACTGACCCACGATCCTTCTGCAGCATTGTACATCGACGACAAATTGATCGCCGCGGCTGAAGAGGAACGCTTTATCCGTGACAAACACGCCAAAAACCGCATGCCGCTTGAAGCGACAAAATTCTGCCTCGATTTTGCCGGCATCAAACCTGAGGACGTGGATATTGTCGCGTTTCCGTTCAGTGAAATCGGTTTGGACCGCCCGGATCGCTGGCATTATGCCAAACGCTACTGGTATGCCCCGGATCGCGCTTTGACCGCTCTGATCAACGGTAACCGTCGTTACCATCGCAACATTGCCAATGTCAAAAATATGCTGCAACAGATCGGCATCCGCTGGGAAGACATTGAATTTGTTCCGGTTGAGCACCATCTGGCACACGCCAGTAGTGCCTATCATCTCAGCGGCTTCAAAGGCAAGACCGCGATTCTCGGTATCGATGGCAAAGGGGAATACGCCACCACCTTTTTCGGTTATGGCGAGAACGGTAAGATCCACAAGATCAAAGAATTTTACGACCCTGACTCCCTCGGCGGGCTTTACGGAGCCATGACCGAATATCTCGGTTTTGAAATGCTCGACGGCGAGTTCAAAGTGATGGGCATGGCACCTTACGGTGACCCGAAAAAATATGACTTCTCGCGGCTGGCCAAATTCGAAAACGGTGAACTGACCGTCAACACCGAACTGGTCAACACGGTGGGTTGGCGCCGTTATAAGGAAGACGGTAAGGGCTACTACTTCAGTCCCAAACTGATCGACTGGCTCGGCCCCAAACGTCAGGGTGACAATGCCGATGAGCCCTATATTGACTATGCCGCCTGCATCCAAGGGTTGTTCGAGAAACTGTCTCTGGAAATGATCGACTATTATCTGAAAGATATCCTTCAGGAAACCGGCCAGCTATGTTTTGCCGGCGGCAGCGCCCTCAATGTCAAGCTCAACCAGTACATCATGGATCTGCCCTACGTAAAGGAGCTGTTCGTTCAACCTGCCGCCTCCGATGCCGGAACCGCCATCGGTGCCGCCTCTTATGCGGCACACCTGCATGGCATTCAGGTGGAAAAACTCAAGCACGTGTATCTCGGCCCCCAGTACACCAACGAAGAATGCATTGCCGCCTGTGAGGCCCATCCGCAGAAACCGCAATGGGAAAAAATCGACAACATTCCGGAAACCGTGGCTGAGATTCTCACTCAGGGACAACCCGTCGCCTGGTTCCAGGGCCGCATGGAATTCGGCCCACGTGCGCTGGGCTGCCGCAGTATCCTCGGTTGTCCAAGCGTACCCGGCGTGGCAGACCGCATTAACGAGCAGATCAAGTACCGCGAACGCTGGCGCCCCTTCTGCCCCAGCGTCCTTGATACCGTTGCTGAAGACCTGTTGCAGACCGACCACCCGGCGCCCTATATGACTTTTACCTTCAAGGTCAACCCGGCCTGGAACGAGCGGATTCCCGAGGTCATTCACGAAGATGGCACCTCGCGTGCCCAAGTGGTCACGGAAGAGACCAACCCCCGTTACTACGCCCTGCTCAAGGAGCTGGAAAAACGCACCGGCAACGGCGTCGCTCTCAACACCTCTCTCAACCGACGCGGTGAGCCGATGGTCTGTGCGCCGAGTGATGCTCTGAACATGTTTTATGGCTCGGATCTGCCTTATCTCGTCATGGAAGATATTCTGGTGCGTAAAACGGAGAAATAA